In one Thunnus maccoyii chromosome 12, fThuMac1.1, whole genome shotgun sequence genomic region, the following are encoded:
- the cldn1 gene encoding claudin-1 yields the protein MANGGIQLLGFTLAFLGFIGSIASTVMVEWKASSYAGDNIITAQALYEGLWKTCASQSTGQIQCKVYDSLLQLPGIVQGTRGLMLSSILLCFIAILVATVGMKCTTCMAEEPQQKDKVALAGGVIFIIAGLLALVGTSWYGHRIAQDFYNPFTPTNSRFEFGSALYVGWGAACLIIIGGGFLCCNCSSKGSGKSPRYPPTRSADPGRDYV from the exons ATGGCCAATGGTGGAATACAGCTTCTTGGCTTCACGCTGGCCTTCCTGGGCTTCATCGGCTCAATAGCATCCACAGTCATGGTGGAGTGGAAAGCTTCGTCCTATGCAGGAGACAACATCATAACAGCTCAGGCGTTGTATGAAGGGCTGTGGAAGACCTGTGCGTCACAGAGCACGGGTCAAATTCAGTGTAAAGTGTATGATTCACTTCTTCAACTACCAG GGATTGTACAGGGCACACGAGGGCTGATGTTGTCCTCCATCTTGCTGTGCTTTATTGCCATCTTGGTGGCGACGGTGGGCATGAAGTGCACCACCTGTATGGCAGAGGAGCCGCAGCAGAAGGACAAAGTGGCTCTAGCTGGAGGAGTTATCTTCATTATTGCAG GTTTGCTTGCTCTGGTGGGAACATCTTGGTACGGCCACAGGATAGCACAAGATTTCTACAACCCATTCACTCCGACTAACTCAAG GTTTGAATTTGGAAGTGCCCTGTACGTCGGATGGGGAGCTGCATGTCTCATCATTATAGGGGGAGGCTTCCTCTGCTGCAACTGCTCCAGCAAAGGCTCAGGGAAATCTCCACGCTACCCACCAACCCGCTCTGCAGACCCGGGCAGGGACTACGTCTAG